From the genome of Desulfosoma sp.:
GGCTGCCCCTTTCTCTTAAGGCCCAGCACGCTTCTCACTATTTAGTTTTCAAAGAGCAGATTTTTTTAGTTGTATATCCTTTTGCCGTCGCGGAGTCAAGAGTTTTTTTGCCCCCCCGAAAGGCTCGGCCTATGTAGCAAAAGGCCGATGCCGGGTCAAGAAAAAAATCAGGGGGCCACACAAACGCGGCTTACTTTCTTCTTTCCCGCCCGCAAGGTGATGGCTCCGTTTTCAAGCCAGTCCAGAGAAAGAAGGGCATCAAAGCGATCCAATCTTTTTCCGTTCACATAGGCGCCGCCCTGCTGAATAAGGCGCCGTGCCGCACTTCGGCTTTCACTGAGGCCCGTTTCGGCAAAAAGTTCAAAAGCCGGCACCCCCGTCTCAAGCCGAGAACGCTCAACAAAAAAGGTCGGCACCGAACCTTCATCGCCGTCACCATCTCGCAAAACCTCACTGGATGGCAAAAGATCCTGAGGAATTCGTCGCCGTCCAAAAAGCCTTGAAGCCGCTCGGTACGCATTCAAGGCCGCTTCCTCACCGTGAACCAGTCGGGTCACTTCGTAAGCCAAAACCGATTTGGCGGCGTTCAGCTCCTCTCCCTGCAATCGGCTCACCGCCTCAATTTCTCTCACCGGCAGCAAGGTGTAGAGCTTCAGAAACCGCACCACATCGCGATCATCCACATTGATCCAGTATTGATAGAAATCGTAGGGTGTTGTCTTTTCGGCACTGAGCCATACCGCTCCCGCCGCCGTCTTGCCCATCTTCGCCCCTGTGGCCGTAGTCAGCAGGGGAAAAGTGACGCCGTAAGCTTCCTTATGAAGCTTTTTGCGTATCAAATCGACACCCGCCACGATGTTTCCCCACTGGTCATTTCCACCCATTTGGAGAAGGCACCCATAGGTCTTGGCCAAGTAGTAAAAATCGTAAGCTTGCAGAAGCATGTAATTGAATTCAATGAAATTGAGGCCCGTTTCCAGTCGAATACGGTA
Proteins encoded in this window:
- the tyrS gene encoding tyrosine--tRNA ligase; its protein translation is MAAEKNTLDILTERGFVEQVTDREALHEKLREPVTCYIGFDPTADSLHVGSLVPIMALVHMQRSGHRPIVLVGGGTGMVGDPSGRTEMRQMLSKEQIEHNVQALKAQLSRFLDFGEGKALILNNADWLLDLKYIEFLRDIGRHFSVNRMLAAESYRIRLETGLNFIEFNYMLLQAYDFYYLAKTYGCLLQMGGNDQWGNIVAGVDLIRKKLHKEAYGVTFPLLTTATGAKMGKTAAGAVWLSAEKTTPYDFYQYWINVDDRDVVRFLKLYTLLPVREIEAVSRLQGEELNAAKSVLAYEVTRLVHGEEAALNAYRAASRLFGRRRIPQDLLPSSEVLRDGDGDEGSVPTFFVERSRLETGVPAFELFAETGLSESRSAARRLIQQGGAYVNGKRLDRFDALLSLDWLENGAITLRAGKKKVSRVCVAP